The following proteins come from a genomic window of Amaranthus tricolor cultivar Red isolate AtriRed21 chromosome 14, ASM2621246v1, whole genome shotgun sequence:
- the LOC130799148 gene encoding uncharacterized protein LOC130799148, which translates to MAEALSRLKKCLRSGTEEVKGKMLLRLVHRQQNGQICSEFEILDLDSGDLCKTPFTLFGIGGICSILAVESIIYLIVVPLYDSEDTSGVDINDALYVHEGMFSLDLSKPEIGWKTTPFIIENAEDLPKCVSCCGKIYVFRSSLWSCFGEVFDPQVNRWNSLMDPPPVHGNFEVAYPVISDPLRGRVLLHLFTRRCKYDRPSASHSPPLSCIYAYYPNSSSRGNDGGGGNEGGRWECLDDNFNGKWQAPMVFVDGIIYFYFEDFKKMFKAYDLSSKQWLKVVLPSDSDFAYASKAEFDDLHDLGDGVLCLTTSWYKSQKFDPCTTKDHTLVYAFKFKVEPRRSHHQVLLTSLSSIFSPLQTVSSIRNYLAI; encoded by the coding sequence ATGGCGGAAGCATTGTCTAGGCTAAAGAAATGTTTGAGAAGCGGGACAGAGGAGGTGAAGGGTAAAATGCTGTTACGGTTGGTGCACAGACAGCAAAATGGTCAAATATGTAGTGAATTCGAGATTTTGGATCTGGATAGTGGTGATTTGTGTAAAACCCCTTTTACACTTTTTGGGATTGGTGGAATTTGTTCAATATTGGCTGTGGAATCAATCATCTACCTTATTGTCGTGCCTTTATACGACAGTGAGGATACCAGTGGCGTTGACATTAACGACGCGCTTTATGTTCACGAGGGCATGTTCTCTTTAGATTTGAGCAAACCTGAGATTGGTTGGAAGACAACCCCATTTATCATTGAGAATGCCGAGGATCTGCCCAAGTGCGTTTCGTGTTGTGGCAAGATATACGTCTTTAGAAGTTCTCTTTGGTCTTGTTTCGGTGAGGTTTTCGATCCCCAAGTTAACCGCTGGAACTCGTTGATGGATCCACCTCCTGTTCATGGCAACTTCGAGGTAGCTTATCCCGTAATTTCTGATCCTTTGCGTGGTCGTGTCCTTCTTCATCTCTTCACAAGGAGATGCAAATATGACCGCCCTTCCGCCTCCCACTCCCCTCCTCTGTCCTGTATCTATGCTTATTATCCTAACAGCAGTAGCCGTGGCAATGATGGTGGCGGTGGCAATGAAGGTGGCCGTTGGGAGTGCCTTGATGACAATTTCAATGGAAAATGGCAAGCCCCTATGGTTTTTGTGGATgggataatttatttttacttcgaagactttaaaaaaatgtttaaagcCTATGATCTAAGTAGCAAACAATGGTTGAAGGTTGTCTTGCCATCTGACTCAGACTTTGCATATGCTTCCAAGGCTGAATTCGATGATTTACATGATTTGGGAGATGGGGTGTTGTGTTTGACTACTTCCTGGTATAAATCTCAGAAATTTGATCCTTGTACAACTAAGGATCACACCTTGGTTTATGCTTTCAAATTCAAAGTGGAGCCCAGAAGAAGCCACCATCAGGTGCTACTTACTTCGCTTTCTTCCATATTCTCTCCGCTTCAAACCGTCAGCAGTATCCGTAATTACCTCGCTATCTAG